A single Methanolobus sp. ZRKC5 DNA region contains:
- a CDS encoding PGF-CTERM sorting domain-containing protein has translation MKHVRLKISSFLILLIILFSAASSGCLRDFDVVDEGTKLIITDIEMSADSVKSTYAWLNVTTYIENYGSDSSNNSTIMIKVFNSQTGLLELKQEKEIGSVEKDETKIITQTIHLPKNGNYRINAAIIHDEKITYNRQVILSGIENLPTDLQETGIQIDGIDFIVRGVSSKGVVIENDIYLKNEGAETTGDYKILVKAREMDARLIADKKWINIGEIDPEETIIRSVNLTVPDNYNYVVEVSIWNGNTIVKTGEDYVQLNPEKTIDRDQLVQNKNIDTTDFIVEDDYGWDYPTEESPESEDMQSESPGFTGTLASIALISALYIARRRLQ, from the coding sequence ATGAAACATGTGCGTTTAAAAATAAGTTCCTTTTTAATATTGCTCATCATTCTATTTTCCGCAGCATCCAGCGGATGCCTGCGTGATTTTGATGTGGTTGATGAAGGAACAAAGCTTATTATCACTGATATTGAAATGTCTGCAGATAGTGTCAAAAGCACATATGCTTGGCTCAATGTAACAACATACATAGAGAACTATGGATCAGACAGCAGCAATAATTCTACTATTATGATCAAAGTATTCAACAGTCAAACAGGCTTGCTTGAACTAAAACAGGAAAAAGAGATTGGATCAGTGGAAAAAGATGAAACAAAGATCATAACCCAGACGATCCACCTTCCAAAAAATGGAAATTATCGTATCAATGCAGCGATAATCCATGACGAAAAGATCACATACAATAGACAGGTCATTCTTTCAGGTATTGAGAACCTGCCAACGGACCTGCAAGAAACTGGAATCCAGATAGATGGAATTGATTTCATCGTAAGGGGAGTTAGCTCCAAGGGTGTCGTCATTGAAAATGATATCTATCTGAAAAACGAAGGGGCAGAAACCACCGGAGACTACAAGATACTCGTAAAAGCCAGGGAAATGGATGCCAGACTCATCGCCGATAAAAAATGGATCAATATAGGTGAGATAGACCCTGAAGAGACAATAATCAGATCTGTAAATCTAACTGTTCCTGACAACTACAATTACGTAGTCGAGGTCAGTATATGGAACGGCAACACCATTGTCAAGACCGGTGAAGACTATGTACAACTGAACCCTGAAAAGACCATAGACAGGGACCAGTTGGTTCAAAATAAGAATATAGACACCACTGACTTTATAGTCGAAGATGACTACGGCTGGGATTATCCGACAGAAGAAAGTCCCGAGTCTGAAGATATGCAATCCGAAAGTCCGGGCTTTACAGGAACATTGGCATCGATAGCCCTCATCTCAGCACTATACATAGCAAGGAGGAGATTGCAATGA
- a CDS encoding pro-sigmaK processing inhibitor BofA family protein, giving the protein MVTEIVILIVAIVAAILLWKVLKTVKNMVINTIMGLIVLVVANLVFGLEIAYDWIVILVCAIAGIVGALLIIALSYLGIAF; this is encoded by the coding sequence ATGGTAACTGAAATAGTGATTCTTATCGTAGCTATCGTAGCTGCAATTCTTCTCTGGAAGGTATTAAAGACTGTAAAAAACATGGTAATTAACACTATCATGGGACTTATAGTGCTCGTTGTCGCAAATCTGGTATTTGGACTGGAAATTGCTTACGACTGGATAGTCATTTTGGTCTGTGCAATTGCAGGCATCGTAGGTGCATTGCTGATAATTGCATTAAGCTATCTTGGAATTGCATTCTAA
- the moaC gene encoding cyclic pyranopterin monophosphate synthase MoaC, which yields MEAKFTHIENDRAVMVDISSKDVIVRKAIASGEIVLNDATIERIRTGTVEKGNVLSTARVASILAVKKTPELIPMCHQIPITSVDVDFSIYDNIVCAKVEVRSVGKTGVEMEALTGVSVALLTVWDMVKSAEKDETGNYPATGIQNIKVLEKVKMNQN from the coding sequence TTGGAAGCTAAATTCACACATATTGAAAACGACCGCGCGGTAATGGTGGACATCAGCAGCAAAGATGTCATTGTAAGGAAAGCGATAGCTTCCGGAGAGATAGTTCTCAATGATGCAACCATAGAAAGGATACGCACAGGGACTGTTGAGAAAGGCAATGTACTTTCCACTGCGCGAGTAGCTTCAATTCTTGCGGTTAAAAAGACCCCTGAACTTATTCCCATGTGTCATCAGATTCCAATAACTTCAGTGGATGTGGACTTTTCAATTTATGATAATATCGTTTGTGCAAAAGTAGAAGTACGTTCTGTGGGAAAGACCGGTGTTGAAATGGAAGCACTTACTGGTGTCTCAGTTGCCTTACTTACGGTATGGGACATGGTGAAGTCCGCAGAAAAAGACGAAACAGGCAACTATCCAGCTACCGGTATACAAAACATCAAGGTTCTTGAGAAAGTAAAAATGAACCAAAACTAA
- a CDS encoding MazG nucleotide pyrophosphohydrolase domain-containing protein — protein MEISEFQKRMYDLYAHNDRRRGAPATTLWLVEEIGELAEAIRREDMDNIREELADCFAWIAALANLYDIDLETAFLEKYPGKCPTCGKNPCICTD, from the coding sequence ATGGAAATCTCAGAATTCCAGAAAAGAATGTACGATCTCTACGCCCATAACGACAGAAGGAGAGGCGCACCAGCAACCACCCTCTGGCTTGTGGAAGAGATCGGCGAGCTTGCAGAAGCCATCCGCAGGGAGGACATGGATAATATCAGGGAAGAGCTAGCCGACTGTTTTGCATGGATAGCCGCACTTGCAAACCTCTACGACATAGATCTTGAAACCGCTTTTTTAGAGAAGTATCCCGGCAAGTGTCCAACATGTGGAAAAAATCCGTGCATCTGTACGGACTAA
- a CDS encoding nucleoside 2-deoxyribosyltransferase: MNVFLSASIRGGRDMLSTYIEMCSYLQENGHDVLSWHVADPELEKTESLLTEREIYIRDMEFLEKSHCVIAEVSIPSIGVGYEISSALHRELPVLCLHTPDSNVSAMILGDKRIITKEYDSINAMKEEIDLFLKASNKP, encoded by the coding sequence ATGAACGTATTCCTTTCAGCATCAATCAGAGGAGGCAGGGATATGCTGTCCACTTATATTGAGATGTGTAGCTATCTTCAAGAGAATGGACATGATGTACTTAGCTGGCATGTAGCTGACCCGGAACTTGAAAAAACCGAATCTCTGCTAACAGAGCGGGAGATATACATACGTGACATGGAGTTCCTTGAAAAAAGCCACTGCGTTATAGCTGAAGTGAGCATTCCTTCTATTGGCGTTGGTTATGAAATTTCCAGCGCACTACACAGGGAACTTCCGGTCCTGTGTTTGCACACGCCTGATTCAAACGTTTCTGCGATGATACTTGGAGATAAAAGAATCATCACCAAAGAATATGATAGTATCAATGCCATGAAGGAAGAAATTGACCTATTCCTTAAAGCTTCCAACAAACCTTAA
- a CDS encoding methyltransferase domain-containing protein, with product MENSSFPGNSSKSHFFAWDEEYKHVTWGGPRSISMLEGLIIPSSRVLDLGCGNGRFLLPLSRKYESVGTDVSATAVSRARSYISKNNSNDNSQAECLVSSITSLPFSDNSFDAVLCLGVVQHLMEEERQMAISEIKRIMKSGAILVIEVFGTGDMRYGGEEIEKNTFCRKSGIIYHYFTKEELSSLLCGFEIIEMKDNISEKIFDGKPHRRHQLRAIVRL from the coding sequence ATGGAAAACAGTTCTTTCCCGGGCAATAGTTCAAAGTCTCATTTCTTTGCCTGGGATGAAGAATACAAACATGTGACATGGGGGGGTCCCAGGTCGATATCAATGCTTGAGGGGTTGATAATCCCTTCATCCCGTGTGCTTGATCTTGGTTGTGGAAATGGCAGATTCCTTCTTCCTCTATCCCGTAAATATGAGTCAGTGGGTACTGATGTATCAGCAACTGCTGTTAGCAGGGCTCGCTCTTACATTTCCAAGAACAATAGCAATGATAATTCGCAGGCTGAATGCCTTGTATCAAGCATAACCTCCCTTCCTTTTTCTGATAATTCTTTTGATGCTGTCCTTTGTCTTGGTGTCGTCCAGCATCTGATGGAAGAGGAAAGACAGATGGCAATAAGTGAGATTAAGAGAATCATGAAAAGCGGAGCTATTCTTGTCATTGAAGTTTTCGGGACCGGGGATATGAGATACGGTGGCGAAGAGATCGAAAAAAACACCTTCTGCAGGAAAAGCGGTATTATATACCACTACTTTACGAAAGAGGAGCTTTCATCTCTGCTCTGCGGATTTGAAATTATAGAAATGAAAGATAATATCTCAGAGAAAATATTTGATGGCAAGCCACACAGGCGCCATCAGCTAAGGGCAATAGTCCGCCTTTAG
- a CDS encoding endonuclease, whose amino-acid sequence MLLDELGPQYWWPADTAFEVVIGALLTQQTKWTNVEKAIIGLKGNNLLEVQALADADIELLEELVKCCGFYRQKASRLKEIATFFAQQGIENVFSMPVEELRKIMLSLKGIGNETADSIVLYAANKPKFVIDAYTTRMMKCIGIQGNYMQLQRMFEAELPEDIEIYKEYHALIVEYSKVYCGRNRCDECILKELNENGH is encoded by the coding sequence TTGCTTCTGGATGAACTGGGGCCACAATACTGGTGGCCTGCAGACACGGCATTTGAGGTTGTTATAGGGGCTTTGCTTACCCAACAGACAAAATGGACAAATGTAGAAAAAGCTATTATTGGCCTGAAAGGAAATAATCTTCTTGAAGTCCAGGCTCTTGCAGATGCCGATATTGAATTGCTGGAAGAGCTTGTGAAATGTTGCGGTTTTTACCGGCAGAAGGCTTCTCGTCTTAAGGAAATAGCAACTTTTTTTGCACAGCAGGGGATAGAGAATGTTTTTTCCATGCCTGTGGAGGAACTTCGCAAGATAATGTTGTCCCTTAAAGGTATTGGAAATGAAACTGCAGATAGTATTGTACTCTACGCTGCCAATAAACCCAAATTCGTCATAGATGCCTATACAACCCGCATGATGAAATGTATCGGTATCCAGGGCAATTATATGCAATTACAACGGATGTTTGAGGCAGAACTTCCTGAAGATATCGAAATATATAAGGAATACCATGCTCTCATAGTTGAGTACTCAAAAGTCTATTGTGGCAGAAACCGATGTGATGAATGTATTCTGAAGGAATTGAATGAGAATGGACATTGA
- the lysS gene encoding lysine--tRNA ligase, translated as MAEITHWADVIADEVLAKGKKHLVATGITPSGHIHIGNMREVVTADVAYRALIDKGAEAEFIYIADTYDPLRKVYPFLDESYAEHVGKPLSEVPCPCGEHKNYSEHFLEPFLEALDHLGIHPKVYRADELYKEGVYVEAIKQALAKKDEIAEILQKRSGKVPVETWNPFNPICLECGKVNTTIVTGFDLDAETVGYDCSCGHSGTVSMKGGGKLTWRVDWPARWKALGVSVEPFGKDHASRGGSYDTGQDIVKDIFGYEAPHPIVYEWIMLGQKGAMSSSTGVVVSISDMLKVVPPEVLRYLIIRTKPEKHIRFDPALPLLTLVDEFERLQSSDKATSYDKRMIELSHAAGLCHTDIPFKHMTTIYQVAAGDFDRIMNIVKRAGYDTSNEKCIRELTDNVGNWLEMYAPDNAKFSVQEGISVNAANLTPFQRAFLNSFSDMLEKSGELTGEDYHNLVYSSKEAGSELNTMIAAAVDVSPESLEVNPKELFKAIYISVLDQASGPKAGWFLSSLEKDFLIKRFRDAAAYRP; from the coding sequence ATGGCAGAGATTACACATTGGGCAGATGTCATAGCAGACGAGGTGTTAGCAAAGGGCAAAAAACATCTTGTTGCAACAGGCATCACTCCCTCAGGTCACATTCATATTGGTAACATGCGCGAGGTCGTAACCGCAGATGTAGCATACAGGGCTCTTATTGACAAAGGTGCAGAGGCTGAGTTCATCTACATTGCAGATACCTACGACCCACTTAGAAAAGTCTATCCTTTTCTGGATGAAAGTTATGCAGAACATGTTGGTAAACCTCTTTCGGAGGTTCCATGTCCATGCGGCGAACACAAGAATTATTCGGAACACTTCCTTGAACCTTTCCTGGAAGCTCTTGATCATCTGGGAATCCATCCGAAAGTCTACAGGGCAGATGAGCTCTACAAAGAGGGGGTCTATGTTGAAGCTATAAAACAGGCTCTTGCAAAGAAGGATGAGATCGCAGAAATCCTGCAGAAGAGATCTGGCAAGGTTCCGGTCGAGACCTGGAATCCTTTCAATCCGATTTGCCTTGAATGTGGTAAGGTCAACACGACAATTGTAACTGGTTTTGATCTGGATGCAGAGACTGTGGGTTATGATTGTTCATGCGGACACAGTGGAACAGTATCTATGAAGGGTGGCGGTAAACTCACATGGCGTGTGGACTGGCCAGCCAGGTGGAAGGCACTTGGGGTTTCAGTAGAGCCTTTCGGAAAAGATCATGCATCAAGGGGCGGTTCATATGATACGGGGCAGGATATAGTCAAAGATATATTCGGATATGAGGCTCCGCATCCAATAGTCTATGAATGGATCATGCTTGGTCAAAAAGGTGCCATGTCATCATCAACAGGTGTTGTTGTTTCCATTTCAGATATGCTTAAGGTAGTCCCTCCTGAGGTACTGCGTTACCTTATCATCCGCACAAAGCCTGAAAAGCATATAAGGTTCGACCCGGCATTACCGCTGCTCACACTTGTTGATGAGTTCGAACGCCTGCAATCAAGTGACAAGGCTACATCATACGATAAAAGGATGATAGAGCTCTCACACGCAGCAGGGCTTTGCCATACGGATATCCCCTTTAAGCACATGACTACGATATATCAGGTTGCAGCAGGCGATTTTGATAGAATAATGAACATTGTCAAAAGAGCAGGCTATGATACTTCAAATGAAAAGTGCATACGTGAACTTACTGATAATGTAGGAAACTGGCTTGAGATGTATGCTCCTGACAATGCAAAGTTCAGTGTACAAGAAGGAATATCTGTAAATGCTGCAAATCTCACTCCCTTCCAGAGAGCATTCCTGAACTCATTCTCAGACATGCTGGAAAAAAGTGGTGAATTGACAGGTGAGGACTATCATAATCTGGTATATTCCTCAAAGGAAGCTGGCTCCGAATTAAATACAATGATAGCGGCTGCAGTGGATGTAAGCCCGGAGTCATTGGAAGTAAATCCTAAGGAACTCTTCAAGGCAATATACATCTCTGTACTCGACCAGGCATCAGGTCCAAAGGCAGGCTGGTTCCTTTCCTCACTCGAGAAGGACTTCCTTATCAAACGCTTCAGGGATGCAGCAGCATACAGACCCTGA
- a CDS encoding DUF3656 domain-containing protein, translated as MLRTPELLAPAGNMESLVAAVENGADAVYLGIKDFSARAYAGNFTIEEFKEALDFAHLRGVKVYVTMNTLIKDSEMKMALRLMYTLDELGTDAIIVQDMGLLALAREMVLTLPVHASTQMTTHNTEGVLLLKEMGVKRAVLARELSLEEIKIIKSETGVEIEAFVHGALCICYSGQCLMSSLIGGRSGNRGYCAQPCRKQYKLLNNGLETKTEGKYLLSPKDLNTSELLPELVNSGIDSFKIEGRMKRPEYVAGVVSIYRRLIDRFAADPDNYFVTQEESTQLEQLFNREFTTAYFEGDPAGDLMSRQRPHNQGIIIGKVSGYNQKRSSLLIELTGELELGDGIGFEGYRESGTIIRGMFVDNEPVKNAGNGDIISTNFEEKLKAGTIVYKTLDDSLMKELQSSFSSPSPIRKIPVSVSMKAHIGEKMELSVSDDENNSSKVISDYVVEKSQKRPTTAEDVKKQLSKTGNTVFEPADIKIDIPEDAFIPIKELNNARTEAISELEKLRIDKYRRQPHIKPATDSAPTAVEEKEEHEPESSEERILLSVSVNNSKALKSAIKGGADIVYLDSDGKMLENEEWSSAIAFATEKEIPLYLHTPVIVKDAEMGKLTDRIELAKKLGFSGVVVANAGVFRRILESAASDMKIITDSPMNVFNRNTLEFLTEKGADTVVLSAEMNLGQITKIAKYGNCEYIVHGGIQVMESEHCLIGGILGNKEDCGSHCKSGKFELVDEKGYEFLVRTDSDCRTHVYNSRELCLLEDVPHLINAGLSRLRIDARTMKNEHVEKATRAYRDGIDSHLSKNKRQAWESSDISEYPTRGHYHRGVL; from the coding sequence ATGCTTAGAACTCCTGAACTTTTAGCCCCTGCCGGAAATATGGAATCCCTCGTAGCTGCCGTAGAGAACGGTGCAGATGCAGTATATCTTGGAATCAAGGATTTCAGCGCCAGGGCATACGCAGGCAATTTCACCATAGAGGAATTTAAAGAGGCGCTTGACTTCGCCCACCTTCGGGGAGTTAAGGTCTACGTTACCATGAACACACTCATCAAGGACAGTGAGATGAAAATGGCCCTTAGACTCATGTACACCCTTGATGAGCTGGGAACAGATGCCATTATTGTGCAGGACATGGGCTTATTGGCACTTGCCAGAGAAATGGTCCTCACACTTCCGGTGCACGCAAGCACCCAGATGACCACACACAACACCGAAGGAGTCCTTTTACTGAAGGAAATGGGTGTCAAAAGAGCAGTCCTTGCAAGGGAACTCTCACTTGAAGAGATAAAAATTATCAAATCAGAAACAGGAGTAGAAATTGAGGCTTTCGTTCACGGAGCACTCTGTATCTGCTACTCAGGTCAGTGTCTCATGAGCAGTTTGATAGGAGGCAGGAGTGGTAACCGTGGCTACTGCGCCCAACCATGCCGCAAACAATACAAATTACTGAATAACGGACTGGAAACAAAAACAGAAGGAAAATATCTTTTAAGTCCAAAAGATCTAAACACATCAGAGTTACTACCTGAACTCGTAAATTCAGGAATTGATTCCTTCAAAATAGAAGGTCGTATGAAACGCCCCGAATACGTTGCCGGGGTTGTAAGCATATACCGTCGCCTGATAGATAGGTTTGCAGCGGACCCCGACAATTACTTCGTAACTCAAGAAGAATCCACACAACTTGAGCAGCTCTTCAACAGGGAATTCACAACAGCTTATTTCGAAGGTGACCCGGCAGGTGACCTTATGAGCCGCCAAAGACCACATAACCAGGGCATCATAATTGGAAAAGTGAGTGGATACAACCAGAAACGCAGCAGCCTGCTAATAGAACTCACCGGAGAACTTGAACTCGGAGATGGAATTGGTTTTGAAGGCTACCGTGAGTCAGGAACCATAATAAGAGGGATGTTCGTTGATAACGAGCCGGTAAAGAATGCAGGAAATGGTGACATCATCTCCACTAATTTTGAAGAGAAACTTAAGGCCGGAACAATCGTTTACAAAACACTGGATGATTCCTTGATGAAAGAGCTACAGAGTTCATTTAGCTCACCTTCACCAATACGCAAAATCCCTGTATCCGTTAGTATGAAGGCACACATCGGAGAGAAAATGGAACTCTCAGTTTCTGATGATGAAAATAACAGCTCAAAGGTTATTTCAGATTATGTGGTTGAAAAATCCCAGAAGAGGCCAACAACTGCAGAAGATGTGAAAAAACAACTTTCCAAGACAGGAAACACAGTTTTTGAGCCTGCTGATATCAAGATAGATATCCCTGAAGACGCATTCATACCCATAAAGGAACTGAACAACGCAAGGACTGAAGCAATATCAGAACTTGAAAAATTGAGAATAGACAAGTACAGAAGACAGCCACACATCAAGCCTGCCACTGATAGTGCCCCAACAGCAGTGGAAGAAAAAGAAGAGCATGAACCGGAGAGCAGTGAAGAAAGAATACTGCTTTCTGTCAGTGTTAACAATTCCAAAGCCCTCAAATCTGCAATCAAGGGTGGAGCAGATATCGTATATCTTGATAGCGATGGAAAGATGCTTGAAAATGAAGAGTGGAGCTCAGCCATTGCTTTTGCTACAGAAAAAGAAATACCATTGTACCTTCATACCCCTGTGATCGTAAAAGATGCGGAAATGGGAAAACTTACGGACAGGATAGAACTGGCAAAAAAGCTCGGCTTTAGTGGAGTTGTAGTCGCAAATGCGGGAGTTTTCAGAAGGATTTTGGAATCAGCAGCATCCGATATGAAAATTATAACTGACAGTCCCATGAATGTATTCAACCGGAATACTCTTGAATTCCTGACAGAGAAAGGCGCAGACACTGTGGTTCTTTCAGCGGAAATGAATCTCGGACAGATAACAAAGATAGCAAAATACGGCAATTGTGAATACATCGTACACGGCGGCATTCAGGTAATGGAATCTGAACATTGTCTTATAGGTGGCATACTGGGCAACAAGGAAGATTGCGGTTCCCATTGTAAGAGTGGCAAATTCGAGTTAGTTGATGAGAAAGGTTATGAATTCCTGGTACGAACTGATTCAGATTGCAGAACACATGTATATAATTCAAGGGAGCTCTGCCTGCTGGAAGACGTACCACACCTTATCAATGCAGGTCTTTCAAGACTCAGAATAGATGCAAGAACGATGAAGAACGAACATGTGGAAAAAGCTACACGTGCCTACAGGGATGGAATCGATTCTCACCTCAGTAAAAACAAAAGGCAAGCATGGGAATCCAGTGATATTAGTGAATATCCCACAAGAGGACATTACCACAGAGGGGTACTATGA
- a CDS encoding C15orf41 family protein, which produces MRMDIETYKMIYDRLESVNDIECVAQQFAQPLGTIHSILNQKIVTKVKRIFSKVKNKGHRHYRQWKKGNSISDIAKKNDIPATLMVSMLLKEMGIPKKGFLRNLDDYPDGRLKKEVLEAMEFDYFFSPKAHDLYAEKGELGESVLATWLTEKGLTYRSENDLRAEGFTKTPDFLLDEELEVDGVQVSWIESKALFGDEKEHAYYIKKQFREYEENYGIGMIVYWYGFIDDISYNGNLIKDYEFFGEDWDMVEELLNFKTYW; this is translated from the coding sequence ATGAGAATGGACATTGAAACCTATAAAATGATATATGACCGCCTGGAAAGTGTCAATGACATAGAATGCGTTGCTCAACAGTTTGCGCAGCCTCTTGGTACTATCCATTCCATACTTAATCAGAAGATCGTTACAAAGGTAAAGAGGATTTTCTCAAAGGTTAAGAACAAGGGCCACAGGCATTACAGGCAGTGGAAAAAAGGCAACAGTATATCAGATATCGCAAAGAAAAATGATATACCTGCGACTCTTATGGTTTCAATGCTGCTCAAGGAGATGGGTATTCCAAAGAAAGGTTTCCTAAGGAACCTGGATGATTATCCGGATGGCCGCCTCAAAAAGGAAGTTCTGGAAGCAATGGAATTCGATTACTTCTTTTCCCCGAAGGCACATGATCTGTATGCGGAAAAGGGAGAACTGGGGGAATCTGTTCTTGCTACATGGCTTACTGAAAAAGGATTGACTTACAGATCAGAAAATGACTTGAGAGCCGAGGGCTTCACAAAAACTCCTGACTTTCTGCTGGATGAAGAACTTGAGGTCGATGGTGTACAGGTTTCCTGGATAGAAAGCAAGGCTCTTTTTGGTGATGAGAAGGAACATGCCTATTATATTAAAAAACAGTTCAGGGAATACGAGGAGAATTATGGTATCGGCATGATAGTTTACTGGTACGGTTTCATTGATGACATCAGTTATAATGGTAATCTCATAAAGGATTACGAGTTCTTCGGTGAGGACTGGGATATGGTCGAAGAACTTCTGAACTTCAAGACTTATTGGTAG
- a CDS encoding ribose-phosphate diphosphokinase, whose amino-acid sequence MKIIGGPASQALSSRVAREMNIDPTVCDFTKFPDGELYSRILDEDVDEVTIIQSTTTDSDLVALLQLIDACEDSPVINVVIPYMGYARQDKKFKTGEPITARAIARTINADRIFTVNIHESSVLNYFNADAFDLDASRLIGYHIRSLNLSDPLIVSPDKGAISLAENTADDVGFEFDYLEKVRHSGDTVSIKAKHVDVMDRDIIIIDDMIATGGTMAESIKLLKSQGAKDVYLACVHPVLARNAVLRLFNAGVKDIIATDTIEKAQSCVSVAPLIANALRSI is encoded by the coding sequence TTGAAAATCATAGGAGGACCAGCATCCCAGGCTCTTTCATCAAGGGTTGCAAGGGAGATGAATATCGACCCTACTGTGTGTGACTTTACAAAGTTTCCTGATGGGGAATTGTATTCACGCATACTTGATGAAGATGTGGATGAAGTTACCATTATCCAGAGTACGACTACGGACTCTGATCTTGTTGCATTACTGCAGCTGATAGACGCCTGCGAGGATTCACCTGTCATAAATGTGGTCATACCCTACATGGGATATGCAAGGCAGGATAAAAAATTCAAAACCGGTGAACCCATAACCGCAAGGGCAATTGCAAGGACGATCAACGCTGACAGGATATTTACTGTGAATATCCATGAGTCCAGTGTGCTGAACTATTTCAACGCAGACGCTTTTGACCTGGATGCATCCCGTTTGATCGGTTACCACATAAGGTCTCTTAATCTCAGCGATCCCCTGATAGTATCACCTGACAAGGGTGCAATAAGCCTTGCAGAAAATACTGCAGATGACGTGGGTTTTGAATTTGATTATCTGGAAAAGGTCCGTCATTCAGGTGACACCGTTTCTATCAAGGCCAAGCATGTTGACGTAATGGACAGGGATATCATCATCATTGATGATATGATAGCCACAGGGGGCACCATGGCAGAATCAATAAAATTGCTTAAATCCCAGGGTGCAAAGGATGTTTATCTTGCATGTGTCCATCCGGTATTGGCAAGAAATGCTGTGTTGCGCTTATTCAATGCGGGGGTAAAAGATATCATTGCAACAGATACAATAGAAAAAGCACAGAGTTGTGTCAGTGTTGCGCCTCTCATAGCCAATGCTTTAAGAAGTATATAA